One Spinacia oleracea cultivar Varoflay chromosome 4, BTI_SOV_V1, whole genome shotgun sequence DNA segment encodes these proteins:
- the LOC110796897 gene encoding alkane hydroxylase MAH1-like — protein sequence MGYFEILIVFFSLVFFCLFFQNKNGLPTNWPLVGMFPEILKNVDRIHLYLVEILEKSDLTFIFEGPWFTKMQLLVTIDPANIHHVMSKNFQNYPKGSKFNERFDVLGDGIFNADFVVWQYHRKMAQFFLGHPKFNNFLVKKTLKKAENGLIPVLDHVSTLGIQVNLQDLFARFTFDAGCTIMMDHDPNTLSVDFPVNPSSKALDDIEEVIFHRHVVPTCVWKFQRWLNVGKENKYKKAWKTLDSFIYKCITAKREDIINNNQKEDNEVCTDLLTLYIKDDENLKTPIGYQGDKFLRDTVLTNFIAGRDAISITLSWFFYILSKYPEVASKIKKELDNIVIDWTNVKEMNSKLVYLHGALCETMRLYPPIAFEAKTSIASDILPSGHQVNPNMLIVFNLYAMGRMKSIWGDDCNEFKPERWITKQGNIKHEPSYKYFVFNAGPRTCLGRDMAFIQMKIVAATIIQNYVIEAVQEQRVVPNVSIFLHMNNGFKVRVFRRPS from the coding sequence ATGGGCTACTTTGAAATACTTATAGTATTCTTTTCCCTCGTTTTCTTTTGCTTATTCTTTCAAAACAAAAATGGATTACCTACAAATTGGCCTCTTGTTGGTATGTTTCCGGAAATCCTAAAAAATGTTGATAGAATTCACCTCTACTTGGTTGAAATTCTAGAAAAATCTGATTTAACCTTCATTTTTGAAGGTCCTTGGTTCACCAAAATGCAACTACTTGTTACCATTGATCCTGCCAACATTCACCATGTGATGAGCAAAAACTTTCAAAATTATCCGAAAGGATCCAAGTTTAATGAGAGATTTGATGTTCTTGGAGATGGGATTTTTAATGCTGACTTTGTTGTTTGGCAATACCATCGAAAAATGGCTCAATTCTTCCTTGGTCACCCaaagtttaacaattttttgGTTAAGAAAACTTTGAAGAAGGCAGAGAATGGACTTATCCCAGTCCTTGATCATGTTTCTACTCTTGGAATCCAAGTGAATTTGCAAGATTTGTTTGCAAGATTCACGTTCGATGCAGGATGTACCATCATGATGGATCACGATCCAAATACTCTCTCTGTCGACTTCCCTGTCAATCCTTCCTCCAAAGCCTTAGATGACATCGAAGAGGTGATCTTCCATCGTCATGTAGTGCCTACTTGTGTTTGGAAATTTCAAAGGTGGTTAAATGTAGGAAAAGAGAACAAGTATAAGAAAGCATGGAAAACCCTTGATAGTTTCATCTACAAGTGCATTACTGCCAAGAGAGAAGATATTATTAACAACAACCAAAAAGAAGACAATGAGGTATGTACTGATCTACTAACATTATATATAAAAGATGATGAAAATCTTAAAACTCCCATTGGTTATCAAGGGGATAAGTTTTTAAGGGATACAGTTTTGACTAACTTTATAGCAGGACGAGATGCTATTAGTATTACGTTGTCTTGGTTCTTTTACATCCTCTCTAAATACCCAGAAGTTGCTTCTAAGATTAAAAAAGAATTAGACAACATAGTGATAGATTGGACAAATGTTAAGGAGATGAATAGCAAGCTAGTATATCTTCATGGTGCTTTGTGTGAAACCATGAGATTATACCCTCCGATTGCTTTTGAGGCTAAAACCTCAATTGCATCGGATATACTCCCTAGCGGTCATCAAGTGAATCCAAACATGTTAATTGTATTTAATTTATACGCCATGGGAAGGATGAAATCAATATGGGGAGACGATTGCAATGAGTTCAAACCAGAGAGATGGATAACAAAACAAGGGAATATTAAGCATGAGCCATCATACAAGTATTTCGTGTTCAATGCCGGTCCAAGGACATGCTTAGGAAGAGACATGGCGTTTATCCAAATGAAGATTGTTGCTGCCACCATCATTCAAAACTATGTCATAGAAGCCGTTCAAGAACAACGTGTTGTTCCTAATGTCTCAATATTCCTTCACATGAACAACGGCTTTAAGGTTAGGGTATTCCGTCGCCCTTCTTAG